The Streptomyces uncialis genomic interval GGCCGACATCCGGGAGCGTCCGGTCGGGATTCCCGTATGTCCCGGGCCGGACCGTAGGGGCCGGTGCTCGCGGTGCGGTCTGTCGGCGCCGACGGGACGGTGTGGTCATGACGAGTCCCCTGTTGGTGGTCTACCCACCGGACAAGCGTGGGTGGAGGCGGCTGCGCGGAACGGGCAGATCCTCCTGGGAGGATGGTCACCCTTCCGTCGGCACCGGCCCGCCTCCCCGCCGACCGGGCCGCTGTGGCGCCCCGGGCAGGGCGGGGGCCCGTGCCGAACGGGGTTGTGCCGAGGCCGGAGGCGGCCGGGGGCGCGCTATCGGTCGGCGTGCGACGCCTGGTTGCGTGAGGTGCGGAGCCGACCGGGCCCGTGATGCTGGCGGGCCCGGCCGATCTCTCGGGGCGGGTGGGTTCAGTGGCCGCACCGACGCGGCATCGACGATCTCGGGCGTCCAGTCAGCTCACCTCTGGCACCGAGCTCGTTCAGGACCGTCCGGTGCCGCCTGCGTCACAGGCCGCCCCGGTCCACACGGTGAACCGACGGTGCGCGGTGGCAGGCCAGACGCCGAACGACTCCGGCAACACCGCCAAGCGCACCCGCTCGTCAGCACGTGCACGACAGCCGTGCACGCCGCCGTCTCGTCCGCCGGGACAGCACCCCACCCTGCGGGCGGGACGTCGGCCTCGGCACCAGCGGAGCCGCCACTTCCCACAGTTCGTCCGGAGCCGGTCGACGCGACAGATCAACCCCCACATTGCGGCAGCGTGCCGCACCCACCCCGAAGTGCCGCGTGAGAAATCCTCCTAGATGAAGTTCTTGTTGATCAGGAGGTCCAGGATGTCGGTGCGGTAGTTGGGGAAGTCCATCGGCACTATGCCGAAGCGGGCTCGCTGATTCCTTCTGGGGTCCAGATACGCGTAGACGCTCGGAAGGATCTTCTCGGCACCGATGGCGGGATTGGGGATGGGGCCCTTGGCTGTACTGGTGAAGTTGATGAACATCTTGGACGTGCTGTGGTCATAGAAGGCTTTGTCGAAATGCGCGACGATCGCCCTCCTCTTCGCATCGTCCGAAACGTTGTACTGGTCCTGGATGTCGCAGTGGCCGCTCCATCTGAGGGTCGACCAGTCGTGGGTGAAGTCGGTGAGGAGCACGACCTTTCCGCGGGCTTGTCCCAGGGTGGGCCACGACGGGTTGGTCCAGAAGAGCGAGCGGAAGCCCATGGACGGGTCGTCCAGGTGCCAGTTGAAGCGGCGCTTGAATTCCTCCGCGTTGAGTTTGTTGCCGCCGCTGTGCTCGTTCTTGATCCGCATGACGATTACTTCGCCCGGGTTGCCGCGGAGGAACGTTCTACAGTCGCTGAGAACGTCTTGGTAGCGCTTGTACATGTAGACAGGGCCGTGGTAAAGGCCCATCTCGTTCGCAGTTCCCGCCAGGCCGTTCAGACGGATGTCGAGGAATCGGATACCGTTGCCGAGCTGCGTCGGCAGGTTCCAGTCCTGGCATTTGGGGACGGCGCCCCCGGTGATGGAACACGTGTTGTGGGTGCCGGGGATCGTCAGGCTGGTGATGGGCAGGCTGCTGGAGAGAGAACTCATCCAGGAGCGGTAGGCCCAGCTCGCGGCAGTGGCCGCACTTGGCATGCCGAGCACCGCGGCGGTGGCCAGGCCACCGGCACCGGCTCCCCACTTCAGAACGTCACGACGGGTAGGGGACATCTGCACACTCCGGTTCGACAAGGGGAATTACCGCATTTACTGGGGCGTGCTTTCGTCCGCCCCGCCCGCGCGGGGGCTTCGAGCTGCTCCGCGAAACGGGTTTCTGCTCCACTCTGAAATTGCTCGGTGGCCGTCT includes:
- a CDS encoding phosphatidylinositol-specific phospholipase C codes for the protein MSPTRRDVLKWGAGAGGLATAAVLGMPSAATAASWAYRSWMSSLSSSLPITSLTIPGTHNTCSITGGAVPKCQDWNLPTQLGNGIRFLDIRLNGLAGTANEMGLYHGPVYMYKRYQDVLSDCRTFLRGNPGEVIVMRIKNEHSGGNKLNAEEFKRRFNWHLDDPSMGFRSLFWTNPSWPTLGQARGKVVLLTDFTHDWSTLRWSGHCDIQDQYNVSDDAKRRAIVAHFDKAFYDHSTSKMFINFTSTAKGPIPNPAIGAEKILPSVYAYLDPRRNQRARFGIVPMDFPNYRTDILDLLINKNFI